Within the Halomonas sp. HL-93 genome, the region GTGGTGACCGGCTTCGGTCGCAGTGGCTGCATGCTCGGCAGCCGTGGCTGGGGAGTGGCACCGGATATCCTCTGCTTGGCCAAGGGGATTTCCGCCGGCTATATCCCTCTCGGCGCCACGGTGTTCAATCAGCGCATCGCCGATGCCGTCGAGAACGCTCCAGGCTTTGCCAACGTGATCATGCATGGCTACACCTACAGCGGTCATCCGGTGGCCTGTGCTGCCGCTCTGGCCGTGCTGGATATCGTTGAGAAAGAAGACCTGACGGGCAATGCCGCGAAGGTCGGCGCGCATCTGATCGAGGGATTGAAGCCCTTGAGCGACCGCTTCGATGTGGTCGGCGAAGTGCGCGGCAAGGGGCTGATGATCGCCCTTGATCTGGTCGCTGACAAGCGCACCCGGCAGCCACTCGATCCTGGCGAGGGGCACGCAGCACGTATCGCTGAGGAGGCACGCAGGCAAGGCGTACTGGTGCGCCCCGTTGGCAGCAAGATCATCCTCTCTCCGCCTTTGACCCTGACGAACGGTGAGGCTGACATGATCGTTCAGGCGCTTGAGGTGGCTCTTTCGCGCCAGGGCTAGGGCGTTAACCGAGCGCGTTCAATCCCCGTGGGGATGGCGCATGCTCGAATCAAACAGCTCGTGTTTTCACATCAAGCGAGCCGATAAAAACAAAGTCATCAAGGTGCAAATATGAATGTTTTCAAGACGACTTGGACTGCCAATGGCGCTTTGGCGCTGACAATCGCCATTGGTCAGGTAGGTCAGGCCCAGGCCTACGAACTGTCTTCGAGTGCTGAGGGGGCAATCAATGCCGATCTGCTGGCTGTCCATGGCTGGATGGACAGTCGCAAGAACTACGATGGCAGAGAAGGTGGCTCGAACTGGCGCGAGGGTTTCATCAAGTACGGCGTCAGCGGTTATCAGGGGGTGGGAGAATCTGGCACCTTTTATGGTGGCCTCAACTGGGTCAGCTCCGCCACCTGGGGAGATGGTGATGCCGGTGGTAACAGCGACGGCTCGGAGCGCAGTACGACGCTTGAGGATGCCTATCTGGGGTGGCGCTCCGGGGATCTTTTCCCCGCGCTTGGGAAGGACGGGCTGGATTTCTCGCTTGGTCGGCAAGTCGTCCAGCTCGGCAAGGGGTTCATCATTAACGACGATGGGTTGAACCTGGGCAGGGGGCCGGCGGACGGTGCCCTCAACCGGGGCGGTGCCTATTATCTGGCGGCCAGACACGCCTTTGATCGCACCGCCGTGGTGCGTATCGGCGGCCAAGAGGGCCTGCACGGGACGGCGGCCTGGCTCAAGTCCGACAATCGTGCTCAGGCAGAAACTGAGCTGGCTGCGACCACCATCGACTACGCCAGTGATGCCGGTAATGTCGGCCTGACCTGGGTACATGGTCTTGATGTCAACCGCGAGTGGGCCGATGGTTTTCTCCAGCAGCGTGATGGAATGAACGTCTACAGCGTGCGGGGGGAAAGTGATGCCGGTATCGAAAACGCCAACTTCGCGCTCGAACATGCCTGGCAGAGCAAAGATTCTGGCACAGAAAATGCTTGGTATGTCGAGGCTGGCTACACCTTCATGGAAGCCCCCTGGACTCCGAGTCTGACGTACCGCTATACGCGCTATTCGGAAGAGTGGGACTCGCTGTTTTCTGGGCTGAACAGCGCCGACCTGGGCACTTGGTTGCAAGGTGAAGTCGCGGCCAACTATGCGGGGCCCTATGCGCGCAATAACGATGTCCATCATATCGCCTTGACCGCCAGCCCTATGGAACAGCTTACCCTTGGTGCGCTCTTCTTCGACTTCAGCACTCTAAAGAGTAGCGATACGCTGAATCGGGATGGCAGGGAGCTGGATCTCTACGCGCAGTGGGCCGTGAACGACAACATTGTCATCACTCCCTTGCTGGGCTTTTACAAGCCAGAGAGAAGTGAGAACGATGGAGGGACCCAAGTGGATGGCAATGGCACCAATATGTACGCACAGCTCGTCTTGGCGGCGTTCTTTTGACTATTTTACCCATGGGGGTGGTCGGCGCTGTTAAGTGAACCATGCTGCTGAGCTATGGGCGATGCAGTGTTTCCAGAGGGCCGATTATGCGATACGAAGTTCGTTCCTTTCATGACTCTCAACAGCATGCTGCTGCTATCCAAGGGTGGCAGCAGGTTTATGACCAACTGGGCTCAGGACGCCTTTCGAGTAAGCTTTTTCAGGTCTCAGGAGAACGTTTTCAAGTTTTTCATGAGGTGTTGGACAAGCGAGTCGTCCAGCATGGAACCGCGCCTAAGCAGCGGTTCTGTATGGCCTTTGCCACAGGACGGCCACCCATTATCCAGGGCTGCAAGGTCGGCTCCAATAGTGTCCTTCTGCTCCGCGATGGCGAAGAGTTCCTGCTACATGCGCCGGAAAAGATGGCGTTCCTGTCGTTGAGTGTCGATCTTGAAAGATTGACCCGGCTGGCGGACATCGAACTGGGTTCTGCTCAGTTTTCCCAGTTGATCTCGCTGCCGGGTATGAATGTCCCGATGGGGCTGCTGAAAGAGATAAAAGTTCAGGTGTGCCGGAATTTCGATGGCTCTATCAGGCCGGGGGAGCACGGCGCTCCCGCGCTTGAGAAGGATGTCGAAGATAGCTTGATGGCCGTGCTACTCGATATTTTCTTGCAGTCACAGGTCGAGGAGAAGCGCAGCGAGCTTGCTGTGAGTGCCTATATCGTCAAGAAAAGCCAGGAGTTAGCCCTGGCCGATCCGGGCAACCCGCTTAGCGTGCTTGAACTGTGCGAGCGCTTACGCGTCAGCCGGAGGACATTACAAAATAGTTTTCAGCGTGTTGCAGGGATGCGCCCGATCGAGTTTTTAAGATGTATCAGGTTGAATGCCGTACGACGAAAGTTAGCGAACTCTACTTTAATGGAAAGTACGGTTGGTGATGTGGCGTACGAAATGGGATTTCGTCATTTGAGCCATTTTTCGGCAAGTTACTACAAATTGTTTGGCGAGTACCCTTCTGAGACACAGAGGCTTGAGTGAGCTTGCCATAATTGATGACCCCATACGGCATTCTCCATAAGCCGTCACAATCGGCGCGGGCGGCGCACCGCCGCTGGGCGCTTTCGTTATAATAGTTGTATGCTAGAATATTCAACTATTTTAGCGGCCTGGGAGCGCCTATCTTATGGTTGACAAGGATGAACTTGCCTCCTCGTTCTTTCCTCTTTCTGATGATTATCGGGCACAGGACTTTCCTCTCTACTGGGTAGCTCGTTTGAATGCTAAATACAGCGCTGATGTGGATACACTGCTCAAACCGCATGGGTTAAGTTCTTCCAAATGGCGGGTGCTCATGATCCTGCGCGAGCAGGGCCGCCTAAGCATGTCGGATATTGCCACCCATGCGGCGGCGAAGCTCTCCACCATTACCAAAATTGTCTACAAAATGCAGGAGATGGAATTGCTGAAAACCTCTCCCTCCCCACAGGATGGCCGTGTCACAGAGGTGGAATTGACTGAAAGCGGTGAGGACAAGCTAACCGTGGTCAGGGAGCTTATGGGCCGCGTGGTGGAAAAGGCGTTTGCCGGTTTGCATAAGGATGAGGTCGTTTATATTAATCGGTGCCTTAGCAAGATGTTCCACAACTTAAACACGTTGTAATCAGTCCAACTGACAGGCAGTAAAGCTCCCTGCACTTTCTCGCTCGATAATAAAGGCGTTTCAGGAGCTTCGTACCCTTGCGGGGTGATTTTCAACCCCGTTGCTGTGGGCCTGGGTATTGACCCTTTCCTGGTAATCATGGCCGCGCTCTACGTCATTGCCTCCCTGGTATTCGAGGCCTCTTTCTAGGCTTCGTACGAAAACTTGCCTGCGCCCGGCTGTGCTGCGTTAAGAAATGGCTCGCGCGCGAGTCCGAGCAAAATGCTCATTTACACCCCGTCAACTCCTCTTTTTCGCCATTTTTTCCTTACTGACCTTCGCTCGCCGACTTTTCGTATAAACCCTAAAACGTGGCTGTTAACGGAATGGGTAGAGATTCGGATTTGACGCTGGTAAATATTCGCTCTATTTTGTTCGTTATGCAAATTAGTGTTCGCAATAAGAACAAAGAGGCTTCCATGTCCCAGCCCTGTATTATCTGTGTCGCCATTACCGGCAGTCTGCCACGCAAAGAGAACAATCCTGCCGTACCGATTACGGTTGAAGATCAGATTGAGAGCACCCAGGCGGCGTTCGAAGCAGGGGCTACCATCGCCCACTGTCATGTGCGCAACCATGACCAATCCCCTTCATCTGACCCAGAAAAGTTTGGCCGCCTGATGGAGGGGCTTAAGAAGCACTGCCCCGGCATGATTATTCAGCTCTCCACCGGCGGGCGTTCTGGGGCAGGAGAAGTCCGGGGTGGGATGCTGCCGCTGAAGCCTGATATGGCCAGCCTCTCGGTGGGCTCCAATAATTTCCCCAATCGCGTTTACGAGAATCCGCCGCAGCTGGTGGAGTGGCTGGCCGATGAGATGCAGAGGTACGGCGTTAAGCCCGAGATCGAAGCGTTTGATCTGTCGCATATCCACCAGGCAGTGAGTCTTTCCAAGCAAGGCAAGCTAAAGACGTCGCTCTACGTGCAGTTTGTCATGGGCGTCAAGAATTCGATGCCAGCGGACAAGCCAACGTTTGATTTCTATATCGAGACACTCAAGCGGCTGGCGCCGGATGCGCAGTGGTGCGGTGCGGGCATTGGTGCCAATCAATACCTGCTTAACGAGTGGTCGATTGCGGCAGGCGGTCATACGCGTACCGGGCTTGAAGATAACGTTCGTCTGGATAGCGAAACCCTGGCGCCCTCCAACGCGGCGTTGGTCGAGCGCACCGTCGACCTATGCGAAAGGTATGAACGCCCGGTAGCTACCTGGCAGCAGGCCCGTGAGATGCTTGGGTTATAACAGGACAAAACCGACAATTAATAAGCAGGAGTAAAGAGATGACGAATATCACTGTCGTGGGTGATGCGCCTGAAATAGACGAGATAAAACGGGTTGTACAGCTTTATGTGGATGGCTTTCAGGGCGGTATGGAAAAGCTTCAGGAAGCCTTTCATAAAGAGGCGTGGATTTTTGCTCTGGACGCTGAGGGCGCCTTGGCAACTGACCTGATCAGCGATCGCTTCGAGCGCTGGGCGAATAGCCAGCGAGCGGTCAAGAGCCGTTTTATTGCCATCACTCAGGCCGGAGAGGTCGCTAGCGTGCTGCTAGGTTTTGATAATAGCGAGAACCTTGAGGACTCTTGGGTCGATGTGATTGCACTGCTCAAGGTTCAAGGTACCTGGAGAATCACCAATAAGACTGCTGCCCACAGCAGCCGTGCGGCATGGGCCAGGCCCAACGCCTAGGGCTGCTGACGTTGGCTCTATTAGGTTTATTCAGAGAACATTGAAAACATCAGCCCCCGCAACCAACGGTTGCCAGGGTCTTGATGAAAGCGGCGATGCCAAAAGAGATTGATGGGAATCTCTGGAAACGCAAAAGGGTGCTCACGAACGGTGAGCCCAAATCGGTCACACGTCGCCTCGGCCAGCTTAGCCGTCACCGTCACCACTAGATCGCTGCTGCTCACAATGTAGGGGACGGCTGCGAAATGCGGCAGGGTTAATCTAACCGGGCGCTTAATACCAGCGTTTGCTAGCTGCTCTTCTACCAACCCGTGGCCGGTTCCCTGAGCAACGACAACGGCGTGATAGGCTGAGCGAAACTCCTCTAAGCCGAATTCACCCGTGGCGAGTGGGTGGTCATGGCGCATGAGGCAGATATAGCGCTGCACAAATAGACGCTGCTGATAAAAGCCAGCGCCAAGCTGTGGAATTAGCCCGACGGCTAAATCGATTTGCCCCTCTTCCATCTCATATTTCAGCTCATCGTTGTGGCTGCGAGCAGTGTGGAGTGAGATTCCTGGTGCTGTTTGAGAGAAGTGCTGCAACAAGCGTGGCAGAAAAACGATCTCACCAATGTCCGTCATGTTGAGATGAAAGGTGCGCTCACTCAGGGCGGGGTTGAAATCATCACGCAGGTTCAGGGTGTCATTCACTCTGGCTAATGCGTCCGCAATGCCGGGGTGAAGCTGGCTGGCGCGAGGTGTTGGCTGGAGTCCTTGCGAAGTGCGTTCGAAGAGCTCATCACCCAGTAAGAGGCGCAAACGCTTTAACGCATGGCTGACCGCAGGCTGCGTAATACCAAGACGTAGCGCGACCCGCTGCGTGTTCTGCTCCTGATAGAGCAGGTCAAACACAACCAGCAAGTTCAGATCGATATCGGCAAGCTTGACCATCAGGATGCGCTCTGTTGGGAGTTCGACAATAGTCTATTTTCGTCGCTGGAAGTGACTTCATCTCTTTGATTCATATTGTTATTAGCACCGTTTATAGTTCAAATGAAAGGGGCTGTGTGGTGGCCGTTGTTTCATCCTAATAGCGTTAGGGGCAGAGCGTGAAGCTCACCATGATAACGATAAACCCCCGAGCGGAGTGGAACATGCCAGCAAAACCTACACAGCAAAAACGTCTCTCAATTGGCATTGTGGGTGGCGGTATCGGTGGCGTGGCCTTCGCCGTCGCGCTATCCCGCGAGAGCCATCTTGATGTTCAGCTTTTCGAAGCCGCGCCAAAATTCTCTGAAATTGGTGCTGGGGTTTCGTTTGGCCCGAATGCCGTAAAAGCCATTCAGCGGCTGGGCTTGGAAGCCTCATATCAGCGTATTGCCGATTCTTCACCCGCGCCCTTCGAAGATGTCTGGTTTGAATGGCGGCGCGGCAGCGATGATACCTATTTAACCGCGAGTCTGGCGCCAGGTGTTGGCCAATCGTCGGTACACCGTGCCGATTTTCTCGATGCCATTGTCGCCAACCTGCCTGAAGGCATCGCTCACTTCGGCAAGCGTTGTGTCGAGGTTAAACAAGATGGTGATAGCGCAACAGCTTATTTTGATGACGGCACACACTTTACTGGCGACGTGATCATCGGTTTTGACGGCATCAAGTCCGCGGTGCGCCGTCATGTGTTGCCGCCAGAACAATACGGCGAGATTACCCCGTTTTGGAGTGGTACTTATGCCTACCGCGGCATGATCCCCACCGAGGAGCTTGAGGCCGCCCTGGTGGCTAAAGGCGGCGAAAAGCGGTTGGCACTGGTACCCCAAATGTATCTGGGTAAAGATCGCCATATTCTGACATTCCCCGTTAAACAGTCGCAGTTGATCAATGTGGTCGCGTTTATCACTGACCGGTCCACGTCGAGTCCAACCCTTCCCGATGGTGAAGGGTGGGTGCAAGCCGTTAGCCAGGAGGAATTGCTAGATGTTTTCGAGGGCTGGAGCCCGTCCTGCCAGGCAATCCTGGAATGCATTACGGAGCCAACCCGCTGGGCGCTGCATGAGCTACCTGAGCTGGCCCACTACCTCCGCGGTCGCGTATTGATCGTCGGCGATGCCGCCCATGCGCTGGTGCCGCACCAAGGTGCCGGGGCCGGTCAGGCGCTTGAAGATGCCTACGTACTGGCAAGCCTTCTGAGCGATGAGCATTGTGATCGCCACACCGTGAGCGATGTCCTAGCCGTGTTTGAGCAAGTCCGCCACGCCCGCACCTGCAAGGTACAGCGAACGTCCCATGAGGCGGGGGATGTCTATGAATATGCCGGGATTGGCATCGGTGACGATGAAACCAAGTTAATCGAAAACCTGGAAACCCGCTTTGATTGGCTTTGGGTCCATGACCCACACGACGATGTCACAGCCGCTCGACAGATATTGGCCCGGGTCACGTCGCCGTCGTTAGCCGACCTGGCCGTGAAATGAAGGCGGTATGTCTCTTGTATCTTATTCTTTTGTCGCAAACACGCTTGCGGACAGGCGGTAAGAGCACGAGCTCGCTGCCTATATAACGCTTTTTAAATTAACTGCATGATAAGTATGGATATTTAAATATTTCATGCGCAGGTTAAACACCCTTAAGCGCCCTCTAAGAGGAAAAAACGATAGCCCTGGGTGGCGAATGTGCCAAAACACAGGGCTAATCACCGCTGGTGATACCTCCACGGTATGGCAAGGCACTTAAACAATATTGGTCCCGTCTTGCCCGCGCAATCAAACTGAATTCCAGTCAATGATTGCCAGACGCCGGAGCTGCCATGTCAACCGTCATCCAACATATTGAGACACTGCTGGTCGATTTGCCGACCATCCGTCCTCACAAACTTTCCATGACCACCATGGCCTGCCAGACGATGGTTATTGTGCGTATGCGCCACTCCGACGGGATCGAAGGGCTGGGCGAGGGCACCACCATTGGTGGCCTCGCCTACGGTCCGGAAAGTCCGGAGAGCATTAAGCGCAATATCGATACCTATCTGGCACCGCTGCTGATTGGGCAGCCTTCTCACAATATTCATCAACTGCGTACCCGGCTGAATCGGCATGCCCGCGGCAACATGATCGCCAAGTCGGCACTGGAAACCGCGCTATTGGATGCCCAGGGCAAGCGTCTAGGCCTAAGCGTTGCCGAATTGCTCGGTGGTGCCCACCACGAGCATTTACCGGTGCTTTGGACGTTGGCCAGCGGCGATACCCACAAGGATATCGACGAAGCGCTGTTGCGCCTAGAGCAGCGTCGGCACTGTGACTTCAAGCTGAAAATTGGTGCTAACCCGGTCGAACAGGATGTACGCCATGTGGCGGCGATAAAAGACGCACTGGGTGAGCGTGCCAGCGTTCGCGTCGACGTTAACCAAGCGTGGGACGAATCCACGGCGGTGCGCGGTATCCAGGCGCTACAGGATGCAGGTATCGAGCTCATTGAGCAGCCGATTCCTGCCCGTGAACACGCCGGCCTGGTGCGTTTAGCCAATCGTTTCAATGTCCCGATGCTGGCCGATGAGGCCGTGCAAAATTCCCGTGATGGGCTGGATCTCGTCTGCGGCGGTTTTAGCGGGGCGTTCGCCCTGAAAATTGCCAAATCCGGCGGTATTTACAGCGCACTGGAACTGGCCCATGTGGCGCAAGCGGGTGGCATTGGTTTGTACGGCGGCACGCTGCTGGAAGGCACGATTGGTACCGCCGCCTCGCTACACGCCTGGGCGACGCTGCCGGCAATGGCCTGGGGCACCGAGATGTTTGGTCCGCTGCTGTTAAAGGATGACATCGTCGTGAAGCCACTTAACTACACCGAATTTGGCGTGGAGCTGCCTCAAGGCGCTGGGCTGGGCATCACGCTCGACGAAGATAAGTTGGCGCACTACTCGCGTCATTAACCGCGTGCCTGCCCCGTTGGCGTTCGCCGCGATTTAAAGAGGAGAAACTCATGCTGTTTCAAGTAGAGATGACCGTTAAGTTGCCGACCGATATGCCGGCAGAGCAAGCGGCCAAGATTAAAGCCACTGAAAAGGCTTATTCCCAAGATCTTCAACGCCAGGGTAAATGGCGTCACCTATGGCGGGTAGCGGGCAGCTACTCAAACGTCAGTATTTTTGATGTGGAAGACAACGCTGAGCTGCAAGAGCTGGTGAGCAACTTGCCGCTGTTCCCCTACATGGACATCACCGTTAAGCCGCTGTGTCGTCACCCTTCGTCAGTGCGCGAAGACGACAGCTAATTACCCCCTAAACGCCAGTTCACTTTAATAAATTACCCTATAACAAACCGAGGGTTATCCCATGACCGTGAAGATATTCGACACCCCCGAGGTGCAAGACTTTCTCAAGACCATCGCCGGGTTTGACCAAGCCGGTGGCAATGAGCGCGCCAAGCAGATCGTGCATCGTCTGGTGAGCGACCTGTTCAAGCTCATGGACGACTTTGACGTCAGCGAAGAAGAGTACTGGGCGGCCGTCAACCTGCTCAATGCGCTGGGCCATGAGACCCAGTTCGGCCTGCTCTCGCCGGGGCTGGGCTTTGACCACTTCCTCGACCTGCGTCAAGACGCTATTGATGCCGAAGCCAAGCGTGTGGGCGGCACGCCACGCACCATCGAAGGCCCACTGTACGTGGCCGGTGCCCCTGAAGCCGAAGGCTTTGCCCGCCTGGATGACGGCCAAGACCCAGACAGCGAGACCATGTGGCTGACCGGCCAGGTCCGCGACGTTGACGGCACCCCGATTGCCGGGGCCAAGGTCGAGATTTGGCACGCCAACTCGAAAGGTGGCTACTCCTTCTTCGACCCCAGCCAATCCGACTACAACCTGCGGCGCACGATTTACACCGATAGCGACGGCCGCTACACCGCGCAAAGCATTATCCCCTCCGGCTACGGCGTGCCCGAAGGTGCCCCCACCGATGTGGTCCTCAAATCGCTCGGCCGTCACGGTGAGCGTCCGGCGCATATCCACTACTTCGTCTCCGCACCGGGCCACCAGCACCTGACTACCCAGATCAATCTGGCGGGCGACCCCTACACCTTTGATGATTTCGCCTTTGCCACCCGCGAAGAGTTGGTGGTCCCCGCCGAGCGGATTGAAGACTCCGCCGAGATCGCCAAACGCGAGCTGGATGGCCCGTTCTCCCACGTCGTGTTCGATGTTGAGCTGGCCAAAACCGACGCTCCGGAACTGCAGGTACGTCACGCCCGCCCGCGGGCCAAAGAAGATGATCAGGACCTGGCAAGCCAACTGGCCGGTACCGCCAAGGTTTAAGCCCCTTAGCGATTACAAATAGAGGAGAGAGATCATGACCCATCAACTTGATCAGCTCGAAGAGCGCGTTCGCGGTGCCGTCCAAGACGACCCCGAACAGGGCATCTTCCGTTGCCACCGCAGCATGTTTACCGACCCTGCCTTCTTTGAGCTTGAGCTCAAGCACATCTTCGAAGGCAACTGGGTGTTCCTGGCCCACGAGAGTCAGATCGCCGAGCCGGGTGACTATTTCACCACCACCGTTGGTCGCCAGCCGATTGTCATTACCCGTGATAAGCAGGGTGAGCTACACGGCCTGATTAACGCTTGCGCCCACCGCGGCGCCACCCTGTGCCGCCGTAAGCGCGGCAACAAAGGCACTTTTACCTGCCCGTTCCACGGCTGGACGTTCAAAAACGACGGTACGCTACTCAAAGCCAAAAACGAAAAGGCTGGGGCCTATCCGGATAACTTCAAAGAAGATGGCTCCCACAATCTCAAACGCTTACCGCGCTTCGAGAACTATAAAGGCTTCCTGTTCGGCAGTCTGAGCGACGACGTTCAACCGCTCGAATACCACCTTGGTGAAACCACCAAGATCATAGACAACATCGTCGACCAGGCGCCCGAAGGCCTCGAGATCCTGCGTGGTACCTCGTCGTACACTTACACCGGTAACTGGAAGCTGCAGGCGGAAAACGGCGCCGATGGTTACCACGTCAGCTCCGTGCACTGGAACTACGCCTCCACCATGGAACGCCGCAACTACGACGCCGGTGGCACCAAAGCCGTCGACGCCGACGGCTGGTCGAAGAGCAAAGGCGGCTTCTACTCCTACGACAACGGCCACATGATGCTCTGGACCCGCTTGCTCAACCCCGAAGTGCGCCCGGTCTACCAGCACAAAGACTGGATCGAAGAACAACTCGGTGAAGCCCGCGCCGACTCCATTGTCAACCAGACGCGCAACCTGTGCCTCTACCCCAACGTCTACCTGATGGACCAGTTCTCCACGCAAATCCGCGTGCTGCGCCCCATCGACGTTAACAAAACCGAAGTCACCATTTACTGCTTCGCCCCCAAAGGCGAATCCGCCGAAAACCGCGAAGTACGCATCCGCCAATACGAAGACTTCTTCAACGTCTCCGGCATGGGCACGCCCGACGACCTCGAAGAGTTCCGTGCCTGCCAGGAAGGCTACAACGGCGCGCTAGCCGAATGGAACGACCTCTCCCGCGGGGCCAAGCAATGGATCGAAGGGGCTGACGAAAACGCCCACGCCATCGATATGAAACCCTTGCTCAGCGGCGCCTCCCCGGAAGACGAAGGCCTCTACGTGATGCATCACAAGCACTGGGTCGACGAAATGCTGCGCGCTATCGACAAAGAACGCAGCCAGTTCATTGCCACCGCGTCCGCATAAGGGGAGAGACCATGACGATTAGCTATCACGACATCCAAGCGTTTTTATACCGCGAAGCCCGCCTGCTGGACGACCGCCAGTGGGACGAATGGCTGGCATGCTATCGCAAAGACGCCGAGTTCTGGATGCCCGCCTGGGACGACGACGACCAGCTCACCCGGGACCCGCACAGCGAGATCTCGCTGATCTATTACCCCAACCGCGAAGGGCTTGAGGACCGAGTGTACCGGATCAAGACCGAGCGCAGTGGGGCGAGCACGCCAGAGCCGCGCACCACGCACCAGATAAGCAACCTTGAGATCCTGTCGCAAGAGGGCGGCACGATGGAGCTGCGCTTTAACTGGCACACGCTCAACCACCGCTACAAGAAGACCGACAGCTTCTTCGGCACGTGCTTTTACACCCTGGACGTCTCGGGTGAGACCCCGCTGATCACAAGAAAAGTCGTGCAGCTGAATAACGACTACATCCATCAGGTTATCGACGTGTACCACGTGTGACCTGATGTGTGTGAGAGGAGAGTGAACCATGAGCTATACCATTGCCCTCAACTTCGAGGATGGCGTGACCCGTTTCATCGGCTGTAAAGGCGGGGAAACCGTTCTCGATGCTGCTTACCGGCAAAAAGTAAACCTGCCGATGGACTGCTCTGATGGCGTTTGTGGTACCTGTAAAGGGCACTGCGAACAGGGCGAGTTCGACATGGGTGACGAGTACCTTGAAGAGGCACTTTCCGATGAGGAAGCTGCTGAAGGTCAGGTGCTTACCTGCCAAATGGTGCCGTCTTCGGATTGCGTTATCCAAGTGCCGGTAGCTTCTAGCCTATGTAAAACCCAGGTGG harbors:
- the catC gene encoding muconolactone Delta-isomerase — translated: MLFQVEMTVKLPTDMPAEQAAKIKATEKAYSQDLQRQGKWRHLWRVAGSYSNVSIFDVEDNAELQELVSNLPLFPYMDITVKPLCRHPSSVREDDS
- a CDS encoding 3-keto-5-aminohexanoate cleavage protein; translated protein: MSQPCIICVAITGSLPRKENNPAVPITVEDQIESTQAAFEAGATIAHCHVRNHDQSPSSDPEKFGRLMEGLKKHCPGMIIQLSTGGRSGAGEVRGGMLPLKPDMASLSVGSNNFPNRVYENPPQLVEWLADEMQRYGVKPEIEAFDLSHIHQAVSLSKQGKLKTSLYVQFVMGVKNSMPADKPTFDFYIETLKRLAPDAQWCGAGIGANQYLLNEWSIAAGGHTRTGLEDNVRLDSETLAPSNAALVERTVDLCERYERPVATWQQAREMLGL
- a CDS encoding muconate/chloromuconate family cycloisomerase encodes the protein MSTVIQHIETLLVDLPTIRPHKLSMTTMACQTMVIVRMRHSDGIEGLGEGTTIGGLAYGPESPESIKRNIDTYLAPLLIGQPSHNIHQLRTRLNRHARGNMIAKSALETALLDAQGKRLGLSVAELLGGAHHEHLPVLWTLASGDTHKDIDEALLRLEQRRHCDFKLKIGANPVEQDVRHVAAIKDALGERASVRVDVNQAWDESTAVRGIQALQDAGIELIEQPIPAREHAGLVRLANRFNVPMLADEAVQNSRDGLDLVCGGFSGAFALKIAKSGGIYSALELAHVAQAGGIGLYGGTLLEGTIGTAASLHAWATLPAMAWGTEMFGPLLLKDDIVVKPLNYTEFGVELPQGAGLGITLDEDKLAHYSRH
- a CDS encoding nuclear transport factor 2 family protein, with product MTNITVVGDAPEIDEIKRVVQLYVDGFQGGMEKLQEAFHKEAWIFALDAEGALATDLISDRFERWANSQRAVKSRFIAITQAGEVASVLLGFDNSENLEDSWVDVIALLKVQGTWRITNKTAAHSSRAAWARPNA
- a CDS encoding LysR family transcriptional regulator, with the translated sequence MVKLADIDLNLLVVFDLLYQEQNTQRVALRLGITQPAVSHALKRLRLLLGDELFERTSQGLQPTPRASQLHPGIADALARVNDTLNLRDDFNPALSERTFHLNMTDIGEIVFLPRLLQHFSQTAPGISLHTARSHNDELKYEMEEGQIDLAVGLIPQLGAGFYQQRLFVQRYICLMRHDHPLATGEFGLEEFRSAYHAVVVAQGTGHGLVEEQLANAGIKRPVRLTLPHFAAVPYIVSSSDLVVTVTAKLAEATCDRFGLTVREHPFAFPEIPINLFWHRRFHQDPGNRWLRGLMFSMFSE
- the catA gene encoding catechol 1,2-dioxygenase, encoding MTVKIFDTPEVQDFLKTIAGFDQAGGNERAKQIVHRLVSDLFKLMDDFDVSEEEYWAAVNLLNALGHETQFGLLSPGLGFDHFLDLRQDAIDAEAKRVGGTPRTIEGPLYVAGAPEAEGFARLDDGQDPDSETMWLTGQVRDVDGTPIAGAKVEIWHANSKGGYSFFDPSQSDYNLRRTIYTDSDGRYTAQSIIPSGYGVPEGAPTDVVLKSLGRHGERPAHIHYFVSAPGHQHLTTQINLAGDPYTFDDFAFATREELVVPAERIEDSAEIAKRELDGPFSHVVFDVELAKTDAPELQVRHARPRAKEDDQDLASQLAGTAKV
- the salA gene encoding salicylate 1-monooxygenase, translated to MPAKPTQQKRLSIGIVGGGIGGVAFAVALSRESHLDVQLFEAAPKFSEIGAGVSFGPNAVKAIQRLGLEASYQRIADSSPAPFEDVWFEWRRGSDDTYLTASLAPGVGQSSVHRADFLDAIVANLPEGIAHFGKRCVEVKQDGDSATAYFDDGTHFTGDVIIGFDGIKSAVRRHVLPPEQYGEITPFWSGTYAYRGMIPTEELEAALVAKGGEKRLALVPQMYLGKDRHILTFPVKQSQLINVVAFITDRSTSSPTLPDGEGWVQAVSQEELLDVFEGWSPSCQAILECITEPTRWALHELPELAHYLRGRVLIVGDAAHALVPHQGAGAGQALEDAYVLASLLSDEHCDRHTVSDVLAVFEQVRHARTCKVQRTSHEAGDVYEYAGIGIGDDETKLIENLETRFDWLWVHDPHDDVTAARQILARVTSPSLADLAVK
- a CDS encoding helix-turn-helix domain-containing protein yields the protein MRYEVRSFHDSQQHAAAIQGWQQVYDQLGSGRLSSKLFQVSGERFQVFHEVLDKRVVQHGTAPKQRFCMAFATGRPPIIQGCKVGSNSVLLLRDGEEFLLHAPEKMAFLSLSVDLERLTRLADIELGSAQFSQLISLPGMNVPMGLLKEIKVQVCRNFDGSIRPGEHGAPALEKDVEDSLMAVLLDIFLQSQVEEKRSELAVSAYIVKKSQELALADPGNPLSVLELCERLRVSRRTLQNSFQRVAGMRPIEFLRCIRLNAVRRKLANSTLMESTVGDVAYEMGFRHLSHFSASYYKLFGEYPSETQRLE
- a CDS encoding MarR family winged helix-turn-helix transcriptional regulator, yielding MVDKDELASSFFPLSDDYRAQDFPLYWVARLNAKYSADVDTLLKPHGLSSSKWRVLMILREQGRLSMSDIATHAAAKLSTITKIVYKMQEMELLKTSPSPQDGRVTEVELTESGEDKLTVVRELMGRVVEKAFAGLHKDEVVYINRCLSKMFHNLNTL